Proteins encoded by one window of Akkermansia muciniphila ATCC BAA-835:
- a CDS encoding efflux RND transporter periplasmic adaptor subunit: MKHLYFSIMLGLAPAFCLHSARGEQPAPAEHKHEDGSACTADHGHDDHQHKAGEICTQGHAHEEHRHADGAVCTGDHELEGHQHAEGEACTGDHEREESAEKNSSQPGDMIPVHVDEKARHSLDMRFEKVEETSHGAAKTLHGQMVIPPHAVTTYALPAAGRVTFNVKSAQQVRKGELLYTLASPDIVEMEGNASQARAALDRAAAELGTLRERRAQLEKIGTRNSELNTSIQFKEAEIHSLRAALNASNNKLKLVMESGVLKNNLLYIYAAADGSVQSVNMTQGAWGEQGAPALVMTNKGDLEFTTTIYGTDPVHYAKARLALTSGKNTELLNGSLRVAEQVDPATQSRALYFTPDRIPEGTHAGQLARLDLYSHDAAAEGFIPVPNSAVVKVGVNDVVFIKAGNDTFVMKKVETLPSRQGKTPVKGLMPGQTIVTKGGYELKYILPTGEAGSKKAAGHFHADGQFHEGEH, translated from the coding sequence ATGAAACATCTTTATTTTTCCATCATGCTGGGACTGGCTCCTGCTTTCTGTCTCCATTCCGCACGCGGAGAACAGCCTGCCCCTGCGGAACACAAACACGAGGACGGTTCCGCCTGCACAGCGGATCACGGCCATGACGACCATCAGCACAAGGCAGGGGAAATCTGTACTCAGGGCCACGCCCACGAAGAACACAGGCATGCGGACGGAGCCGTCTGCACAGGCGACCATGAACTGGAAGGTCACCAGCACGCGGAAGGGGAAGCATGCACGGGCGACCATGAACGCGAAGAGTCTGCGGAAAAAAATTCCAGCCAACCGGGGGACATGATTCCCGTGCATGTGGATGAAAAAGCGCGCCATTCTCTGGACATGCGCTTTGAGAAAGTGGAGGAAACCTCCCACGGAGCGGCGAAAACCCTTCACGGGCAGATGGTCATTCCTCCCCATGCGGTAACCACATACGCCCTTCCCGCCGCAGGGCGCGTGACATTCAACGTCAAATCCGCACAACAAGTGCGCAAAGGGGAACTGCTGTACACGCTGGCATCCCCGGATATTGTGGAAATGGAAGGAAACGCCTCCCAGGCCAGGGCCGCGCTGGACCGTGCCGCAGCAGAACTCGGAACCCTCAGGGAACGCCGGGCCCAGTTGGAAAAAATCGGCACCCGCAACAGCGAACTGAATACTTCCATCCAATTCAAAGAGGCGGAAATCCACAGCCTCCGGGCTGCCCTGAACGCCAGCAACAATAAATTGAAACTGGTGATGGAGTCCGGCGTATTGAAAAATAACCTTCTTTACATATACGCAGCGGCGGATGGTTCCGTTCAGTCCGTGAACATGACCCAAGGGGCCTGGGGAGAACAGGGCGCGCCTGCCCTCGTCATGACCAATAAAGGGGATCTGGAATTTACCACGACCATTTATGGGACGGATCCCGTCCATTATGCAAAAGCCCGGCTGGCCCTGACCAGCGGTAAAAACACGGAACTGCTGAACGGCTCCCTGAGGGTGGCCGAACAGGTAGATCCCGCCACCCAGTCCAGGGCCCTGTATTTTACCCCGGACCGCATACCGGAAGGGACGCATGCCGGCCAGCTGGCCCGGTTGGATCTGTACTCCCATGACGCCGCCGCGGAGGGCTTCATTCCCGTCCCCAACAGCGCCGTCGTCAAGGTAGGGGTGAACGACGTGGTTTTCATCAAGGCGGGAAACGACACATTTGTCATGAAAAAAGTGGAAACACTGCCTTCCCGTCAGGGAAAAACTCCCGTCAAGGGGCTGATGCCGGGACAGACCATCGTCACCAAGGGCGGGTATGAGTTGAAATACATCCTGCCCACCGGAGAGGCCGGAAGCAAAAAAGCAGCCGGACACTTCCACGCGGACGGCCAGTTCCACGAAGGAGAACACTAA
- a CDS encoding TolC family protein — protein sequence MKSTPFFAGIGLAALLSSCSVYHSAPIDLNAEEASWKEASRVDSPTSITQNQARQIGLVMNPDLNKARLKLASSNEVARQSGWWNDPSFSWDIEQVLQENTVNMSGSLGFTIPVTGLPALEKKVAEQYKEADFWTLRQAELDFLSSLDQAWSQLAVTQRRKTVIRERLDAIRRENGMIEQLIGAGEVDFSSRQVASQRMNDAIRELQTVTETELEQKMELVKLMGLHPSAVRKLGFLTKQSFQLPAAVPAPGPSALTASPKIKAQLATYATTETLFKTEIRRQYPELELGPSFTRDEGEKEVGGEIGFNLPLWNRNRKAIAEARGTRDLSRQETIQLWKTELFNARQLDASQQMALRHCRTELQRMESFAASVRTMEKLHGIGEASLLELAENRHQLYESRLAFLDNLDKLLAVQAQLRYLTHANL from the coding sequence ATGAAATCCACACCATTCTTCGCCGGAATAGGCCTGGCAGCCCTGCTTAGCTCATGCAGCGTCTACCACAGCGCGCCTATCGACCTGAACGCGGAGGAAGCCTCCTGGAAAGAGGCATCCCGCGTAGATTCCCCTACCTCAATCACTCAGAACCAGGCTCGCCAGATCGGCCTGGTCATGAATCCGGATCTGAACAAAGCCCGGCTGAAACTGGCTTCCAGCAATGAAGTAGCCAGGCAATCGGGCTGGTGGAACGATCCCTCCTTTTCCTGGGATATTGAACAAGTCCTCCAGGAAAATACGGTCAACATGTCCGGCAGCCTGGGCTTCACCATTCCCGTAACCGGCCTCCCCGCCCTGGAAAAAAAAGTGGCGGAACAATACAAGGAGGCCGACTTCTGGACCCTCCGCCAGGCTGAACTGGATTTTCTCAGTTCCCTGGACCAAGCATGGAGCCAACTGGCCGTTACCCAGCGCCGCAAGACGGTCATCCGGGAACGGCTGGATGCCATCCGACGGGAAAACGGCATGATTGAACAGCTTATCGGCGCGGGGGAAGTGGATTTTTCCTCTCGGCAGGTAGCCTCCCAGCGGATGAATGACGCTATCCGGGAACTCCAAACCGTGACGGAAACGGAATTGGAGCAGAAGATGGAACTCGTCAAGCTGATGGGCCTGCATCCTTCTGCGGTGCGGAAACTCGGTTTCCTGACGAAACAGAGTTTCCAGCTTCCCGCCGCCGTACCGGCTCCCGGCCCTTCAGCCTTGACCGCCTCTCCAAAAATCAAGGCACAACTGGCGACCTACGCCACCACGGAGACATTATTCAAAACGGAAATCCGCCGGCAGTACCCGGAACTGGAGCTCGGCCCCTCCTTCACCCGCGACGAAGGAGAAAAGGAAGTAGGCGGAGAAATAGGGTTCAATCTTCCCCTTTGGAACCGCAACCGCAAGGCTATTGCGGAAGCCCGAGGCACACGGGACTTGTCCAGACAGGAAACCATCCAGCTTTGGAAAACGGAATTATTCAACGCCCGCCAGCTTGACGCAAGCCAGCAGATGGCGCTCCGCCACTGCCGCACGGAACTCCAGCGCATGGAATCCTTCGCCGCCTCCGTCCGGACCATGGAAAAGCTGCACGGCATTGGGGAAGCATCCCTGCTGGAACTGGCGGAAAACCGCCACCAGCTTTACGAAAGCCGCCTGGCTTTCCTGGACAATCTGGACAAGCTTCTGGCCGTTCAGGCCCAGCTCCGCTACCTCACCCACGCCAACCTTTAA